The proteins below come from a single Agromyces flavus genomic window:
- a CDS encoding UDP-glucose dehydrogenase family protein: MKISVIGCGYLGAVHAAAMAKLGHDVVGVDTDPAKIARLAAGEAPFFEPGLPDLLREGVESGRLRFTVDISEAAEAEVHFVAVGTPQLPGADGADLTYVHGAFDALAPVAASGSLIVGKSTVPVGTAAELAERLAAAGSEALLAWNPEFLREGFAVADTLTPDRLVYGVSDERAAELLDAVYSAILTRGAPRIVTDFATAELVKTAANAFLATKISFINAMAEIAEVTGADVTTLADAIGHDARIGRRFLNAGIGFGGGCLPKDIRAFTARAEEIGRAESVAFLRQVDAINLRRRERVVELALELLGGSVFERRIAVLGLTFKPNSDDVRDSPALDVAERLNGLGAAVVATDPEGIENARARHPQLAYAPDASDALRGAELAVLVTEWGEYRSLDPVATGGLMSTARIIDGRNALEPAAWRAAGFEYRGLGR, from the coding sequence GTGAAGATCTCAGTCATCGGGTGCGGTTACCTCGGAGCGGTGCATGCCGCCGCCATGGCCAAGCTCGGGCACGACGTGGTGGGCGTCGACACGGATCCGGCGAAGATCGCCAGGCTCGCCGCGGGCGAGGCGCCGTTCTTCGAGCCGGGCCTGCCCGACCTGTTGCGCGAGGGTGTCGAGTCCGGCCGCCTCCGCTTCACGGTGGATATCTCCGAGGCCGCGGAGGCCGAAGTCCATTTCGTCGCGGTGGGTACGCCCCAGCTCCCCGGTGCCGACGGCGCGGACCTGACGTACGTGCACGGGGCGTTCGACGCCCTCGCCCCGGTGGCGGCCTCCGGGTCGCTCATCGTCGGCAAGAGCACCGTTCCCGTGGGCACCGCCGCGGAACTGGCCGAGCGCCTCGCGGCCGCGGGGTCCGAGGCGCTCCTCGCCTGGAACCCCGAGTTCCTTCGCGAGGGGTTCGCGGTCGCCGACACGCTGACGCCCGACCGGCTGGTCTACGGCGTCTCGGACGAGCGCGCCGCCGAGCTGCTCGACGCGGTCTACTCGGCGATCCTGACCCGCGGCGCACCGCGCATCGTGACCGATTTCGCCACGGCGGAACTGGTCAAGACGGCTGCCAACGCGTTCCTCGCGACGAAGATCAGCTTCATCAACGCCATGGCGGAGATCGCCGAGGTGACCGGCGCGGACGTGACCACCCTCGCCGATGCCATCGGCCATGACGCCCGGATCGGCCGCCGCTTCCTCAACGCCGGCATCGGATTCGGCGGGGGCTGCCTTCCAAAGGACATCCGCGCATTCACTGCTCGTGCCGAGGAAATCGGGCGCGCGGAGTCCGTCGCGTTCCTCCGGCAGGTCGACGCGATCAACCTGCGGCGCCGCGAGCGGGTCGTGGAACTCGCGCTGGAGTTGCTCGGAGGCTCTGTCTTCGAGCGGCGGATCGCGGTGCTGGGGCTCACCTTCAAGCCGAACTCCGACGACGTGCGCGACTCGCCGGCCCTCGATGTCGCCGAGCGCCTCAACGGGCTCGGTGCAGCCGTCGTCGCGACCGACCCCGAGGGCATCGAGAACGCGAGGGCGAGGCATCCGCAGCTCGCGTATGCGCCGGATGCCTCTGACGCGCTTCGCGGCGCCGAACTCGCCGTCCTGGTGACGGAGTGGGGTGAATACCGCTCGCTCGACCCGGTGGCCACTGGAGGCCTCATGAGCACCGCTCGGATCATCGACGGGCGCAACGCGCTCGAGCCCGCTGCCTGGCGGGCGGCCGGGTTCGAGTACCGCGGCCTCGGTCGCTGA
- a CDS encoding ABC transporter permease, with translation MNPAPPDDLAGFSVPGSGRGILEVFRYRYLLRLLVRKGTQTRYHGSALGWGWSYVKPAAQFVIFYVVMGLFLGLHHGIENFPIYLFSGIIVVNLFSEAFSNATKSIINNKALVKKIYLPRELFPVADVFIAFVHFLPQLAILLVVLLVVGWVPTLVQISGVVLAILIILTFALGLGLFFGALNVSFRDAQNLVEIILLFATWTAPVLYPFTVVRDALPTWLFELYMLNPLTVAVELFHSAFWFPTTAENMERPAHLWLLAGIAAIVVAAVMVVGQFVFRKLEGRFAQDL, from the coding sequence ATCAACCCCGCGCCGCCTGACGACCTTGCAGGGTTCAGCGTCCCGGGGAGCGGGCGGGGCATCCTCGAGGTGTTCCGATATCGCTACCTGCTGCGCCTCCTCGTCCGAAAGGGCACCCAGACCCGCTACCACGGGTCGGCTCTCGGATGGGGGTGGTCCTACGTCAAGCCGGCCGCGCAGTTCGTGATCTTCTACGTCGTCATGGGCCTGTTCCTCGGACTGCATCACGGCATCGAGAACTTCCCCATCTACCTCTTCTCAGGAATCATCGTCGTCAACCTGTTCAGCGAGGCGTTCAGCAATGCGACGAAATCGATCATCAACAACAAGGCGCTCGTCAAGAAGATCTACCTCCCGCGTGAGTTGTTCCCCGTCGCTGACGTCTTCATCGCCTTCGTCCATTTCCTGCCTCAGTTGGCCATCCTGCTGGTCGTACTCCTCGTCGTCGGCTGGGTGCCGACACTGGTGCAGATCTCCGGCGTGGTCCTCGCGATTCTCATCATCCTCACCTTCGCACTGGGCCTCGGGCTGTTCTTCGGCGCGCTCAACGTCTCCTTCCGCGATGCCCAGAATCTCGTCGAGATCATCCTGCTCTTCGCCACGTGGACGGCGCCCGTGCTCTACCCGTTCACCGTCGTCCGCGACGCGCTTCCGACGTGGCTGTTCGAGCTCTACATGCTCAATCCGCTCACCGTCGCCGTCGAGCTGTTCCATTCGGCATTCTGGTTCCCTACGACGGCGGAGAACATGGAACGCCCGGCACACCTCTGGTTGCTCGCGGGGATCGCGGCGATAGTGGTCGCCGCCGTCATGGTCGTCGGGCAGTTCGTCTTCCGCAAGTTGGAGGGCCGCTTTGCCCAAGACCTCTGA
- a CDS encoding ABC transporter ATP-binding protein: MPKTSDARPSIIIEDVGKRFTLRHTQSFKELFIAWTRRKPLASTFQALDGIDLRVAEGESVALLGYNGSGKSTLLKLISGVLRPDQGRVLTRGRVAGLIEVGAGFHPDLSGRENVYLNAAILGMSRSEIDRRFDEIVEFSEIGEFIDTEVKHYSSGMFVRLAFSVAIHTELDILLVDEVLAVGDAPFREKCKAKIRELADERKTMFVVSHDLGMVSSLCTRGIVLRRGKMIFDGPVEDAVAALKESTR; encoded by the coding sequence TTGCCCAAGACCTCTGACGCTCGACCGAGCATCATCATCGAGGATGTCGGGAAGCGCTTCACGCTCCGGCACACACAGTCCTTCAAGGAGCTGTTCATCGCCTGGACGCGGCGCAAGCCACTCGCCAGCACGTTTCAGGCACTCGACGGCATCGACCTGCGCGTCGCCGAGGGCGAATCCGTCGCACTGCTCGGATACAACGGTTCCGGGAAGTCGACCCTGCTCAAGCTCATCTCGGGCGTGCTGCGCCCGGACCAGGGCCGCGTGCTGACACGCGGCCGGGTCGCCGGGCTCATCGAGGTCGGTGCCGGCTTCCACCCCGACCTGTCCGGACGCGAGAATGTCTACCTGAACGCCGCCATTCTCGGAATGAGCCGTTCGGAGATCGACCGCCGGTTCGACGAGATCGTGGAGTTCTCCGAGATCGGTGAGTTCATCGACACCGAGGTGAAGCACTACTCGTCGGGCATGTTCGTGCGACTGGCGTTCTCGGTCGCCATCCACACCGAGCTGGACATCCTGCTCGTCGACGAGGTCCTCGCCGTGGGTGACGCGCCGTTCCGGGAGAAGTGCAAAGCCAAGATCCGGGAGCTCGCCGACGAGCGCAAGACCATGTTCGTGGTCAGTCACGACCTCGGCATGGTGAGCTCCCTCTGCACGCGCGGAATCGTGCTGCGTCGCGGCAAGATGATCTTCGACGGCCCGGTCGAGGACGCGGTCGCGGCCCTCAAGGAGAGCACTCGATAG
- a CDS encoding O-antigen ligase family protein, which produces MRSALREFAGSARFAQSLTLIAIALAFSTHAIRSMIGWPGLLAALATLIVLCGLSLVARWRAVEWYGILPLTILVFVGWVAASVIWSNAPVATLVRVGYLIAFGVLGLYVALMRDTIQIVRAFGDVFRVLLAVSLALEVLSGVLLDLPIAFLGIQGDIASLGPIQGIFGSRNLLGFVALIALLTFIIEWRTRSVQRGRAIASLVLASIALLLAGSPVTWIALGASLVALAALFGLRRAPEHDRWRWQLALLVTGVVTLVTAWVLRVRIIELLDARGEFDVRLDVWREVSRYLAANPLQGWGWVGRWPDAAPYEWIERAIGRELSSALSAWIDAYFQVGVIGMLLFAALVGVALVRSWLLASNRRSVVYLWPALVLVAITVTSFAESFALQEGGWMLVVVCAVKAARDMSWRDALAAARAAE; this is translated from the coding sequence GTGAGGTCGGCGCTGCGCGAGTTCGCCGGTTCGGCGCGCTTCGCCCAGTCGCTGACGCTCATCGCGATCGCGCTCGCGTTCTCGACCCACGCGATCCGGTCGATGATCGGGTGGCCGGGTCTGCTCGCCGCGCTCGCGACGCTGATCGTCCTCTGCGGGCTCTCGCTCGTGGCCCGCTGGCGCGCGGTCGAGTGGTACGGCATCCTCCCGCTCACGATCCTCGTCTTCGTCGGGTGGGTCGCGGCATCCGTGATCTGGAGCAACGCGCCGGTCGCCACGCTGGTGCGCGTCGGCTACCTCATCGCCTTCGGCGTGCTCGGGCTGTACGTGGCGCTGATGCGCGACACGATCCAGATCGTGCGCGCGTTCGGCGACGTGTTCCGCGTGCTGCTCGCGGTGTCCCTCGCGCTCGAGGTGCTCTCCGGCGTCCTGCTCGACCTCCCGATCGCCTTCCTCGGCATCCAGGGCGACATCGCCTCGCTCGGGCCGATCCAGGGCATCTTCGGCTCGCGCAACCTGCTGGGCTTCGTCGCGCTCATCGCACTGCTGACGTTCATCATCGAGTGGCGAACGCGCAGCGTCCAGCGCGGGCGGGCGATCGCCTCCCTCGTACTGGCCTCGATCGCGCTCCTCCTGGCGGGATCCCCCGTGACGTGGATCGCGCTCGGCGCGTCGCTCGTCGCCCTCGCCGCACTGTTCGGCCTGCGCCGCGCCCCCGAGCACGACCGGTGGCGGTGGCAGCTCGCGCTCCTGGTCACGGGCGTCGTCACGCTCGTGACGGCATGGGTCCTGCGGGTGCGCATCATCGAGCTACTCGATGCGCGCGGCGAGTTCGACGTGCGCCTCGACGTCTGGCGCGAGGTCTCCCGCTACCTCGCCGCCAACCCGCTCCAGGGCTGGGGTTGGGTGGGCCGTTGGCCCGACGCCGCCCCCTACGAGTGGATCGAGCGGGCGATCGGCCGTGAGCTCAGCTCGGCGCTCAGCGCCTGGATCGACGCGTACTTCCAGGTGGGCGTGATCGGCATGCTGCTGTTCGCCGCACTCGTCGGCGTCGCGCTCGTGCGCTCGTGGCTGCTCGCCTCGAACCGGCGGAGCGTGGTGTACCTGTGGCCCGCCCTCGTGCTCGTCGCGATCACGGTGACGAGCTTCGCCGAGAGCTTCGCGCTGCAGGAGGGCGGCTGGATGCTCGTCGTGGTGTGCGCGGTGAAGGCGGCGCGCGACATGAGCTGGCGCGATGCGCTGGCGGCCGCGCGCGCCGCCGAATGA
- a CDS encoding O-antigen ligase family protein, with amino-acid sequence MTTGRRHALEGAFATFALFTAFAGQFWRNLLGWWGFGAIVVLIVVGAAWLWWSRRPQLAWRRVPKSTLAFVLIATASLAWSFYPTATALGLGIMLATAFIALSLALSLGWHGFLRALGGALKWLLALSLLFELWVALFVREPLLPLFPDFDPDAGKLPMAFYWSRALLFEGGPIEGIVASRNLLAMAALLAIILFGALLASGGMRRTQGIGWLVVAGLVFVLTRSATVILVAVVVAIALAFALWARRVGPDRRRGVYVAASAALVASVALLLVFWNALLDVFGKGEDLTGRLDIWESVIGLATERPWFGWGWVGYWNPFVEPFDDLAVRKGVTYLQAHNAWLDVWMQLGVVGLIAFASIVIGALWRSWFLAVDPPMDEQGGRLPYSAASLIPLLALVALIGQSLAESRILIESGWLLLLAIAWGTKQRQWAPEALPPMPPTRSPRRFARPQVRS; translated from the coding sequence ATGACCACGGGACGGCGGCACGCGCTCGAGGGTGCGTTCGCGACGTTCGCGTTGTTCACCGCGTTCGCCGGGCAGTTCTGGCGCAACCTCCTCGGCTGGTGGGGCTTCGGCGCCATCGTCGTGCTGATCGTCGTCGGCGCGGCCTGGCTGTGGTGGTCGAGGCGGCCGCAGCTCGCGTGGCGTCGCGTCCCCAAGTCGACGCTCGCGTTCGTCCTCATCGCGACGGCCTCGCTCGCGTGGTCGTTCTACCCGACCGCGACCGCGCTCGGCCTCGGCATCATGCTGGCGACCGCGTTCATCGCGCTGTCGCTCGCGCTGTCACTCGGCTGGCACGGCTTCCTGCGTGCGCTCGGCGGGGCGCTGAAGTGGCTGCTCGCGCTCTCGCTGCTCTTCGAGCTCTGGGTCGCACTGTTCGTGCGCGAGCCGCTGCTTCCACTCTTCCCCGACTTCGACCCCGACGCCGGCAAGCTCCCGATGGCCTTCTACTGGTCGCGCGCGCTCCTGTTCGAGGGCGGCCCCATCGAGGGGATCGTCGCGAGCCGCAACCTGCTCGCGATGGCCGCGCTGCTGGCGATCATCCTCTTCGGCGCACTGCTCGCGAGCGGCGGCATGCGCCGCACCCAGGGCATCGGATGGCTCGTCGTCGCCGGCCTCGTGTTCGTGCTGACGCGCTCGGCGACCGTGATCCTCGTCGCGGTCGTGGTCGCGATCGCGCTCGCGTTCGCCCTGTGGGCCCGGCGCGTCGGACCGGATCGGCGTCGGGGCGTGTACGTCGCCGCGAGCGCCGCGCTCGTGGCATCCGTCGCCCTGCTCCTCGTCTTCTGGAACGCGCTGCTCGACGTGTTCGGCAAGGGCGAGGACCTCACCGGCCGGCTCGACATCTGGGAGTCCGTCATCGGACTGGCGACCGAGCGACCCTGGTTCGGCTGGGGCTGGGTCGGGTACTGGAACCCGTTCGTCGAGCCGTTCGACGATCTCGCCGTGCGGAAGGGCGTGACCTACCTGCAGGCGCACAACGCCTGGCTCGACGTGTGGATGCAGCTGGGCGTCGTCGGGCTCATCGCCTTCGCATCGATCGTGATCGGCGCCCTCTGGAGGTCCTGGTTCCTCGCCGTCGACCCGCCGATGGACGAGCAGGGCGGCCGGCTGCCCTACTCCGCGGCCTCGCTCATCCCCCTGCTGGCCCTCGTCGCGCTGATCGGGCAGTCCCTCGCCGAGAGCCGCATCCTGATCGAGTCGGGCTGGCTGCTGCTCCTGGCGATCGCCTGGGGCACCAAGCAGCGGCAGTGGGCGCCCGAGGCGCTTCCGCCCATGCCGCCGACCCGTTCCCCTCGACGTTTCGCGCGCCCGCAGGTGCGTTCGTGA
- a CDS encoding bifunctional cytidylyltransferase/SDR family oxidoreductase, whose protein sequence is MTSERTIAVVLAGGVGTRVGLGIPKQLIRIAGKAIVEHTLESLSRNQLIDEILVMMNAESLHELEYLRDGARFPKLRGILPGGKTRNDTTRLALDALPDDPSTKVLFHDAVRPFLDDRIIRDCVVALDSYEAVDTAIPSADTVIQVDDHIITDIPTRSRLRRGQTPQGFRLGTIRQAYELAAGDTDFAATDDCGVVFRYLPNVPIRVVEGSAENMKITEPLDLHIADKIFQLQSAALARPASADIPDLAGKTVVVLGGSYGIGASIADLAERSGAAVHSFGRSTTGTDVTDRRAIRRALARAASGGGIDYVVVTAGMLTISPLATTKRKTLRSTLEVNLLAPAQIAQEAYRYLRDSRGHLLFFTSSSYTRGRAGYSLYSATKAGVVNLTQALADEWSEHGVRVNCINPQRTRTPMRTNAFGEEPAHTLLDPEDVAAVSLKVLEADVTGQIVDVRVAS, encoded by the coding sequence GTGACGAGCGAACGGACCATCGCCGTCGTCCTGGCCGGCGGAGTGGGCACACGGGTAGGCCTCGGGATCCCGAAGCAGTTGATCCGCATCGCCGGGAAGGCGATCGTCGAGCACACCCTGGAGTCCCTGAGCCGGAACCAGCTCATCGACGAGATCCTCGTCATGATGAATGCCGAGAGCCTCCACGAACTCGAGTACCTGCGAGACGGTGCCCGATTCCCGAAACTGCGCGGCATCTTGCCCGGCGGGAAGACGCGCAACGACACCACCCGGCTCGCGCTCGACGCCCTGCCCGACGACCCCTCCACGAAGGTCCTCTTCCACGACGCAGTGCGTCCCTTCCTGGACGACCGGATCATCCGGGACTGCGTGGTCGCGCTCGACTCGTACGAGGCGGTGGACACCGCCATCCCGTCAGCCGACACCGTGATCCAGGTGGACGACCACATCATCACCGACATCCCCACGCGCTCCCGATTGCGCCGCGGGCAGACGCCGCAGGGATTCCGGCTGGGCACCATCCGACAGGCGTATGAGCTCGCCGCCGGCGACACCGACTTCGCCGCGACCGACGATTGCGGCGTGGTATTCCGATACCTGCCCAACGTGCCCATCCGAGTCGTCGAAGGCTCGGCCGAGAACATGAAGATCACCGAACCGCTCGACCTCCACATCGCGGACAAGATCTTCCAGCTGCAGTCCGCCGCGCTAGCCCGGCCGGCGAGCGCCGATATCCCCGATCTCGCCGGCAAGACCGTCGTCGTGCTCGGCGGCAGCTACGGGATCGGGGCGAGCATCGCCGACCTCGCCGAGCGTTCGGGAGCGGCGGTCCATTCGTTCGGTCGCAGCACGACCGGCACGGACGTGACGGATCGCCGCGCCATCCGGCGGGCACTCGCACGCGCCGCGTCGGGCGGGGGGATCGACTACGTCGTCGTCACCGCCGGGATGCTCACCATCTCACCACTCGCCACGACCAAGCGGAAGACGCTTCGATCGACGCTCGAGGTCAACCTCCTCGCGCCGGCACAGATCGCGCAGGAGGCGTACCGGTACCTGCGCGACTCACGCGGCCACCTGCTGTTCTTCACGTCGAGCTCGTACACGCGCGGTCGCGCCGGATACAGCCTGTACTCGGCGACCAAGGCCGGCGTCGTGAACCTCACCCAGGCGCTCGCCGACGAGTGGTCCGAGCACGGCGTGCGGGTCAACTGCATCAATCCCCAGCGCACGCGAACGCCGATGCGCACCAACGCGTTCGGCGAGGAGCCGGCCCATACCCTCCTCGACCCCGAGGACGTCGCAGCCGTGAGCCTGAAGGTGCTCGAAGCCGACGTGACCGGGCAGATCGTCGACGTCCGCGTCGCGAGCTGA
- a CDS encoding glycosyltransferase, with protein MSSTPDVSIVIPLHDDEEWVASALESCTRQTLRNIEIICVDDASTDGTAAVVDAHRRKDPRIRLLKQDANLSAFQARRRGVEAAAAPYVLFLDGDDELAPDAARVALRRARAEAADIVGFGVEVVKPDGSTGGEFEASLQPRHRTLTGAGIVPGIFPQGKVAQGQLWRNLYRRELLLEAYSGLPDDLILFRANDIPIAFLAFARARRYASTTKHLYRYFFRRGRSGHQVVDLDAFRFYLGAVDSIECIEESIRELGERLEDPADLFASYESARLSIIGSVLGYCIRNVSKKLQPDCVSLLGERVGDVDMIRAAASFRPDARALLSSRAEAPEAPRNVQRVLIATHDMKTGGVQGVVAAQSRYLVENGLSVTVAVHKSDDAVHDLPPEVRLIVIDGTTLAGKLRSWLEICKKHDVVIDHNVLYNENWPFYALIARTIGVPTIGWLHNFALRTVYDFGTRGSFLRAHLPLLWTVVVLSTEDVSFWKLQGIERVVWLPNPPSTLLAKLGERQPKSPPDGTVNLVWWGRLQQHTKQVRDLIAVAEHLRGLDIDFHLTIIGPDTADLTAAELLDEAARRGVADAVSLPGPLYGQDLLDALSEAHLLVSTSVIEGNPLTLVEAQAMGMPIAMYELPWVETTKDNDGVSAVRQGSVTDLAHEIARISRDPADYAKLSEASLAAARRARSHDMADLYARLLSESLPPEYSPAPSLADASLLLDWMTFYSERNVGIQARVKGRLRARLAAELEATRRSFTFRVGRVVAFLPRHLARAVLRGLAATSVGALQRAAQRTGSAPQADAAPAGPTEGRSPARPDGLPGSSGRARPTSVQEGELNAEQRRDVVEQVRAEVLGRPAGG; from the coding sequence GTGAGCTCGACCCCTGACGTGTCCATCGTCATCCCACTCCATGACGACGAGGAGTGGGTCGCGAGCGCACTGGAGAGCTGCACGCGCCAGACGCTGCGCAACATCGAGATCATCTGCGTCGACGACGCGTCGACCGACGGCACGGCTGCGGTGGTCGATGCGCACCGACGGAAGGACCCCCGGATCCGGCTCCTCAAGCAGGACGCCAACCTCTCCGCCTTCCAGGCACGACGGCGTGGGGTGGAGGCTGCGGCAGCTCCCTACGTGCTCTTCCTCGACGGCGACGACGAACTCGCGCCCGACGCTGCACGTGTCGCGCTCAGGCGTGCTCGTGCCGAAGCAGCGGATATCGTCGGCTTCGGCGTCGAGGTGGTGAAGCCGGACGGATCCACCGGCGGGGAATTCGAAGCGTCACTGCAACCGCGTCATCGCACGCTCACCGGTGCCGGCATCGTGCCGGGGATCTTCCCTCAGGGGAAGGTCGCACAGGGTCAGCTCTGGCGGAATCTCTATCGGCGCGAGCTCCTGCTGGAAGCCTATTCCGGCCTGCCCGACGACCTGATTCTGTTCCGCGCCAACGACATCCCCATCGCCTTCCTGGCCTTCGCGAGAGCGCGGAGGTATGCCTCGACCACTAAGCACCTCTACCGCTACTTCTTCCGGCGCGGGCGGAGCGGGCATCAGGTCGTGGATCTCGATGCCTTCCGCTTCTATCTCGGCGCGGTCGACTCCATCGAGTGCATCGAGGAGAGCATTCGGGAGCTCGGCGAGAGGTTGGAAGATCCCGCCGACCTTTTCGCGAGCTACGAGTCCGCCCGCCTTTCGATCATCGGGAGCGTGCTGGGATACTGCATCAGGAACGTCTCCAAGAAGCTCCAGCCGGATTGCGTCTCGTTGCTCGGTGAACGGGTCGGCGACGTCGACATGATCCGTGCCGCGGCGAGCTTCCGTCCAGACGCGCGCGCTCTCCTGTCGAGCCGTGCCGAGGCGCCTGAGGCGCCTCGCAACGTTCAGAGGGTTCTGATCGCGACGCATGACATGAAGACCGGTGGCGTGCAGGGCGTCGTGGCCGCCCAGTCTCGGTACCTCGTCGAGAACGGCCTGTCAGTCACCGTCGCCGTGCACAAGTCGGATGACGCCGTCCATGACCTGCCGCCCGAGGTTCGCCTCATCGTCATCGACGGCACCACGCTCGCAGGGAAGCTGCGTTCCTGGCTCGAGATCTGCAAGAAGCATGACGTCGTCATCGACCACAACGTCCTGTACAACGAGAACTGGCCGTTCTATGCGCTGATCGCTCGGACGATCGGAGTGCCGACCATCGGCTGGCTCCATAATTTCGCGCTACGGACGGTGTACGACTTCGGCACCCGCGGCTCATTCCTTCGCGCGCACCTTCCCCTGCTCTGGACCGTCGTGGTGCTCTCGACCGAAGACGTCTCCTTCTGGAAGCTCCAGGGGATCGAGCGCGTGGTCTGGCTGCCGAATCCCCCTTCGACCCTGCTCGCGAAGCTCGGTGAACGCCAGCCGAAGTCGCCACCCGACGGCACGGTCAATCTGGTCTGGTGGGGGCGGCTGCAGCAGCACACCAAGCAGGTCCGAGACCTGATCGCCGTCGCCGAGCATCTCCGCGGACTCGACATCGACTTCCATCTGACGATCATCGGGCCGGACACGGCCGACCTGACTGCGGCGGAACTGCTGGACGAGGCGGCCCGTCGAGGAGTTGCGGATGCCGTCAGCCTGCCAGGCCCGCTCTATGGACAAGACCTTCTCGATGCGCTCTCCGAGGCGCACCTGCTCGTCTCGACAAGCGTGATCGAGGGGAATCCGCTGACGCTCGTCGAAGCGCAGGCGATGGGCATGCCGATCGCCATGTACGAGTTGCCATGGGTCGAGACCACGAAGGACAACGACGGAGTGAGTGCCGTTCGTCAGGGGTCCGTCACCGACCTGGCGCACGAGATCGCTCGGATCAGCCGCGACCCCGCGGATTACGCGAAGCTCTCCGAGGCGTCACTGGCGGCCGCACGGCGCGCGCGGTCCCATGACATGGCGGACCTTTACGCCCGGTTGCTTTCCGAAAGCCTTCCGCCGGAGTACTCGCCCGCACCGTCGCTCGCCGACGCCTCCCTCCTCCTCGACTGGATGACTTTCTATTCCGAGCGGAACGTCGGCATCCAGGCGCGAGTCAAGGGGCGGCTCCGCGCTCGCCTGGCGGCGGAACTGGAGGCGACGCGAAGGTCCTTCACGTTCCGCGTCGGACGAGTCGTCGCGTTCCTGCCGAGGCATCTCGCGAGGGCCGTGCTTCGTGGCCTGGCAGCGACGTCGGTCGGCGCCCTCCAGCGCGCCGCCCAGCGGACGGGCTCGGCGCCGCAGGCGGACGCTGCGCCGGCCGGCCCGACCGAGGGCCGGTCGCCCGCACGACCGGATGGCCTGCCGGGATCGTCGGGGCGCGCCCGACCTACGAGCGTCCAGGAGGGCGAGCTCAACGCTGAGCAGCGGCGTGACGTCGTCGAGCAAGTCCGTGCCGAGGTGCTGGGGCGACCTGCTGGAGGGTGA